CCGCAATAGCGCTCCACGCCGACTCGATGGCTTGCCCGACTTGCGGCTGGTCCATCGTCCACTCGCGCGATGCCACCCGCTCGATGACAAACCCCAGGACCACCAGCCAGATTGAGGTCCAGAGTTCCGCCGGACCCGCCCGCACCATCCCGTCCGCTTTCCCCGCTGCGACGACTTGTTGGACTGATTCGCGAAACTCGCGCGCCGCGTCACGGCTCGGTACGTCGAGGAAATTCGCGTCGCGCTGGCGGAGTAGCATCCTCGCCCCCGCCGGGTCGCGCTCCGCCGTCTCCACGAACCGCCTGGCAATCCGTGTCAGACGCTCGGGCGCCTTGAGTGACCGATCGGCGTCCACTTCCTTGACCACGCCGGTGGCCCAGCGCTGGGTGCCCCGGTACACCTCGTTGAGGAGATGCTCCTTGCTGGTGAAGTGACGGTAAATCGTCCCTTCCGCCACCCCCGCCCGCTGGGCAATGATCGGGGTGGTGCTGGCCAGAAACCCTTCTCCTGTAAAGAGTTCCAGGGCTGCCCGTAGGAGCTTCTGCCGGGTTCCCTCACCGTCGCGGCGGCCGGATGGGGGGGAGGCTGGGGTCGTCATCGTGCTCCAGGGATCTGGGTTGAAGCCGGAAGCCGCTCCGGGGTAGATTTCAAGGCTGTCTCGAAACTCGTGATTTGACAAGGACTAATGTATGAAGATGCTGGTTCTCGGTGCCGGCCTCCAAGGCTGTGCAACCGCCTTCGATCTGCTTCAGAACCCGGCCGTCACCCAGGTGACCATTGCCGACCTCTACCCCGAGCGCCTGGCTCCTTTCCTCGACCCCTACAAGGGGACCGACCGACTCCAGGCCGTGAAGCTCGACGTCAAGGATCTGCCGGCGGTGACCGCCCTGATGCGCGGCCATGTGTCCGTCATGAGCGCCATCCCCTACTACTTCAACGGTCCGATGGCCGCTTGTGCGGTCGAGGCGGGCTGCAACTTCGCCGACCTCGGCGGCAACACCGAAATTGTCTTCGAGCAGAAGAAACTGCACGATGCAGCCCTCGCCAAGGGACTCTCCGTCATTCCCGACTGCGGGCTGGCCCCGGGGATGGTCAATATCCTGGCTGCCGAGGGCATCCGGCGGTTCGACAAGGCGGAGAAGGTCAAGATCTTCGTGGGCGGGTTGCCCCGCCATCCGGAGCCGCCGCTCAACTACCAGATCGTGTACTCGCTCGAGGGCGCGCTGGACTACTACACCACCACCTCCTGGATCCTCCGCGGCGGCAAGCGCACGCCGATCGAAGCCCTGAGCGAGCTGGAGCCCGTGGTCTTCCCTGAGCCGGTCGGGACGCTCGAAGCGTTTCATACCGCGGGTGGTGTCAGCACCATGCCGTTCAGCTACGAGGGGAAGGTGGACGTCCTGGAATACAAGACGCTCCGCTACCCCGGGCATGTGGCCATCATGAAGCCGATCCGCGAGCTGGGCCTGCTTGGCAATGAGCCGATCGACGTGAAGGGCGTGCAGGTACGGCCCCGGGACGTGTTCATCGCCGCGGCCACCCCGGTCCTCAAGAAGCCGAAGGCCGAAGACCTCGTGGCGCTCCGCGTGGAGGCGAGCGGCATCAAGGACGGGAAGGCCGGCACCGTGGTGTGGCAGCTGGTGGACTACAAAGACATGGAGCGGAACATCAGCGCCATGATGCGCACCACCGGGTACTCGCTGGCCATTACCGGGCTGATGCAGGCCGATGGCCGGGTAAAGGCAAAGGGGGTCCTGACCCCCGACGAGGCGATGCCGTTCCAGGCGTACGTGGACGAACTCGCCGCGCGCGGGGTACAGATCCGGGAACTCTAGCCGCTCTCCCGGTGTTCATGGGGTGACGGACGAAAGAGCCGCCGTCGGGATCATCCCGCCGGCGGCTCTGTCACATCGGCCAGGCTCCACGAGCAGGCCCGGAAGGAACGCAGCATGCTTGATTTCCCATCGCTCTGGCGGACCGCGCTGCCGTACCATGACTTCGTGGCGGCGAGCACGAAGCACTGCGGCCTATGGGTCGGCGTCCACAAGTTTGCCAGGCTGCCGCAGTGGTCGAACGGTCTCGACCTCGGGGCCACTCCGCGCCGGCTGCTTGTGCTGGCGGAGGACTGGTGCGGCGATGCGTCGAATACCATCCCTGTGCTGGCCAAGCTGGTCGAACAGGTGCCGGGACTGGAGTTGCGCGTGCTCCGTCGCGATGAGCACCCGGAGGTGATGGACCGGTACCTCACGAACGGGTCTCGGTCGATCCCCATCGTGATCGTGCTGGATGCCGATTTCATGGAAGTGGGCCACTGGGGCCCTCGCCCGGCGGAGCTGCAGGCGTGGGTGATGGCCAATCGGGACAGCATGCCGAAGGGCGAACTCTATCCGCAGGCCCGCAAGTGGTACGCCCGCGACCGCGGCGAATCCACCCTGCGCGAAGTGATGTCCATCGCTACGGGTTCTGTGATACCCGCGCCGGCGCCGGTGCAGAATCCAGCTCCGGCGTGAAGTCCTCGCCGGGATTGATGAAGCGGTCCATTTCCACGTTGTACTGCCGATCGTAGAGCTGCCGGTAACGCCCGTTCAAGGCCAGCAGCTCGCGATGCGTCCCCCGCTCGACAATGTCACCGCCCTCCAGCACCAAAATCTGATCCGCCGTCACGATGGTTGAGAGCCGGTGGGCGATGACGAAGGTCGTCCGCCCCCGCCGGAGCGCCCGCAGGCCGTCCTGAATTTGCGCCTCGCTCTCGCTGTCGAGTGAACTGGTCGCCTCGTCGAGTATGAGGATCTTCGGGTTGGCAAGAATGGCCCGCGCAATGGCGATCCGCTGGCGCTGTCCCCCCGAAAGCTTGATCCCCCGCTCACCGACCACCGTGTCGTAGCCATTCTCGAAGCCGCGGATGAACTCATCGGCGTGGGCGATTGTCGCCACCGCCTCGATCTGCTCCCGGGTGGCGTGCGGGCGCGCAAAGGCGATGTTCTCGGCGACGGAGCCGTCGAAGAGGAAATTCTCCTGCAGCACCACCCCGATGGCCCGGCGGAACTCGTAGAGCCGGATCGTGGCGAGGTCACGGCCGTCGATGAGCACGCGGCCGGACTTCGGCCGGTTGAACGCCATCACGAGTGAAATGAGGGTGCTCTTGCCGCCGCCTGACGCCCCGACCAGCGCGGTCGTCGTCCCGGCAGGCGCCTCGAAAGAGATCCCCTTGATGACCGGCACGCCGGGGTTGTATTCGAACCACACCTGGTCGAACGCCACGTCGCCGCGGATGTCGCCCACCGGCTTCCGAACGGCATCCTCCTGGTCCTCGGTGGCGAGGAGGCGAATTTCGCGAATCCGGTCGAGCCCGGCAAACGCCTCGGTGATCTGGGTGCCGATCGAGGCAATCTGCACCATCGGCGCTGCCATCAGGCCGGTAAAGAACACGTACATGATGAGGTCGCCGACGGTCATCCGCCCGGCCAGCACGTCGCCGCCGCCCACGAGGATCATCAGCACGCCGATGCCGCCCACGATGGCGGTGGCGAAGGCGCCTGTCCCGGAGATGGCCGTCATCGACTGGGCCACGTTCCGGAAGAGCCGGTGCGCCCCGGTCGCGAAGACGTACCGCTCCCGCCGCTCGGCGCTGTACGCCTTGACGATCCGGATGCCGCCGAGCGTCTCGGCCAGCCGTCCGGTCACGTCGGCGTTGATCTTTCCACGCTCGCGGAAGAGCGGACGGAGGCGCTTGAAGAAGATGGCCATCCCGCCGCCGAAGATGATCAGGACCGTGAGCGTGACGGCGGTCAGCTTCCAGTTGAGCCAGAAGAGCACGCCCACCGCGATGGCCGCGGTCACGAACCCGCCGACCAGTTGCACCAGGCCGGTGCCGACCAGGTTCCGGATGCCCTCCGCGTCCGACATGATCCGCGAGATCAGCACGCCCGTCTTCGTCGAATCGAAATAGCTGACCGGGAGCCGGGCTACGTGGGCCTGGACCCGTTTCCGCATGTCAGTGATGGCCCGCTGCGCGGCGACGCCAAGCACTTGTGAGAGGGCGAAGCCGGTCACGGCCTGCACCAGTGTGGCCACGCCGACCGCCAAGGCGATCCACGGCAGTAGCTGGGCGTGCTGCTTCCCGATCACGTCGTCGATGAGGTACTTGGAGGAGGCGG
The Gemmatimonadales bacterium DNA segment above includes these coding regions:
- a CDS encoding thioredoxin family protein, with amino-acid sequence MLDFPSLWRTALPYHDFVAASTKHCGLWVGVHKFARLPQWSNGLDLGATPRRLLVLAEDWCGDASNTIPVLAKLVEQVPGLELRVLRRDEHPEVMDRYLTNGSRSIPIVIVLDADFMEVGHWGPRPAELQAWVMANRDSMPKGELYPQARKWYARDRGESTLREVMSIATGSVIPAPAPVQNPAPA
- a CDS encoding TetR/AcrR family transcriptional regulator gives rise to the protein MTTPASPPSGRRDGEGTRQKLLRAALELFTGEGFLASTTPIIAQRAGVAEGTIYRHFTSKEHLLNEVYRGTQRWATGVVKEVDADRSLKAPERLTRIARRFVETAERDPAGARMLLRQRDANFLDVPSRDAAREFRESVQQVVAAGKADGMVRAGPAELWTSIWLVVLGFVIERVASREWTMDQPQVGQAIESAWSAIAAPALPAPENRSSASDPAAAG
- a CDS encoding saccharopine dehydrogenase C-terminal domain-containing protein, with translation MKMLVLGAGLQGCATAFDLLQNPAVTQVTIADLYPERLAPFLDPYKGTDRLQAVKLDVKDLPAVTALMRGHVSVMSAIPYYFNGPMAACAVEAGCNFADLGGNTEIVFEQKKLHDAALAKGLSVIPDCGLAPGMVNILAAEGIRRFDKAEKVKIFVGGLPRHPEPPLNYQIVYSLEGALDYYTTTSWILRGGKRTPIEALSELEPVVFPEPVGTLEAFHTAGGVSTMPFSYEGKVDVLEYKTLRYPGHVAIMKPIRELGLLGNEPIDVKGVQVRPRDVFIAAATPVLKKPKAEDLVALRVEASGIKDGKAGTVVWQLVDYKDMERNISAMMRTTGYSLAITGLMQADGRVKAKGVLTPDEAMPFQAYVDELAARGVQIREL
- a CDS encoding ABC transporter ATP-binding protein, whose protein sequence is ASSKYLIDDVIGKQHAQLLPWIALAVGVATLVQAVTGFALSQVLGVAAQRAITDMRKRVQAHVARLPVSYFDSTKTGVLISRIMSDAEGIRNLVGTGLVQLVGGFVTAAIAVGVLFWLNWKLTAVTLTVLIIFGGGMAIFFKRLRPLFRERGKINADVTGRLAETLGGIRIVKAYSAERRERYVFATGAHRLFRNVAQSMTAISGTGAFATAIVGGIGVLMILVGGGDVLAGRMTVGDLIMYVFFTGLMAAPMVQIASIGTQITEAFAGLDRIREIRLLATEDQEDAVRKPVGDIRGDVAFDQVWFEYNPGVPVIKGISFEAPAGTTTALVGASGGGKSTLISLVMAFNRPKSGRVLIDGRDLATIRLYEFRRAIGVVLQENFLFDGSVAENIAFARPHATREQIEAVATIAHADEFIRGFENGYDTVVGERGIKLSGGQRQRIAIARAILANPKILILDEATSSLDSESEAQIQDGLRALRRGRTTFVIAHRLSTIVTADQILVLEGGDIVERGTHRELLALNGRYRQLYDRQYNVEMDRFINPGEDFTPELDSAPAPARVSQNP